Within Lolium rigidum isolate FL_2022 chromosome 5, APGP_CSIRO_Lrig_0.1, whole genome shotgun sequence, the genomic segment ATTTATTGGTTATACTTTATTCACTAGCAATCTGAACTTGTGAAATCGAGTTCAGTTTTCCCTTCCTGTAAATTAAAACCTTACTGAAATAAGTTTTGCTGGCATTTAGTAAAGATTGTTTAGAAATaagtttttgtttttttaaaacATTACTACTGATTGCATTTGTTTTCTTAACGTGCATCACTTGTTATTCTCTTTTGCAGATTGCTGGTAGCAAGCAACAATGTTTCAGTGCTAGCAAGATGGGGAATGGTAATGATTCTGTGTGCTTGAGTAGTTCCAAGGATGAAGTGGAAGGTAAATCTGGTGTTGTGCAAGACAAAGCTATGATGGAGCTGTTTGGGGTTCCTTGCATGGTAGAAATATTGCAGTTTTTGTGCTCTCTTTTGAACATAGCTGAAGACAATGAGGTGAACCCAAGGATGAATGCAGTTGACTTTGATGAGGATATGCCACTCTTTGCTCTGGGGTTGATCAATTCTGCTATTGAGCTATCATCTTCATACATACACAGACACCCCAAACTACTATGTTTTTTACAAGATGAACTGTTCCGCAATCTAATGCAGATCGGCCTGTCAATCAGCCCCTTGATTCTATCGACGGTATCCAACATTATTTTTACCCTCTTCTACCATTTACGCCAGGAACTTAAGCTTCAACTTGAGGCTTTCTTTGCATGTGTGATCCTAAGACTATCCCAGAGTAGATATGGAGCTACTTATCAGCAGCAGGAAGTTGCCTTGGAGACTATAGTGGAGTTTTGCCGACAGAAAGAGTTTATGGCTGAGATGTATATGAATATGGACTGTGATTTACAGTGCTCTAATGTTTTTGAAGACCTAGTTAACATTCTGTCTAAAAGTGCATTCTCTGTGGAAGTTACTTTGTCACCTTTGAATGTGCTATCTTTGGATGGTTTGCTTGCTGTCATTCAGGCAATAGCACAGAGGACTGGCAATTCACCTCAGCACTGCCAGCAAACGGTAGAAGAAATGAGAGAGTATTTTCCTTTTTGGCAGTTGAAGTGTGAGAACATTAATGATCCTAATCAATTGGTTAGATTTGTTAACCAGCAGAAAAGCATCAAGAGAAAGCTGATGGTTGGTGTTGAACATTTCAATACGGATAAAAAGAAGGGTTTTGAGTATTTGCAAGGTGCTCATCTCTTGCCTGAAAAACTTGATCCACGTAATGTCGCCCTGTTTTTCCGCTACACACCTGGATTAGACAAGAATCTTCTTGGGGACTATCTGGGGAATCATGATGAGTTCTCCATTCAGGTCCTTCATGAATTCTCTAAAACCTTTGACTTCAAGGAGTTGAACTTGGATGCTGCCCTAAGGCTCTTCCTGGAAACCTTCCGGCTGCCTGGTGAATCACAGAAGATACAAAGGATTCTTGAGGCCTTTTCTGAGAGGTACTATGAGCAGTCACCAAAATTGTTTGTTAACTGTGATGCCACTCTGGTGCTGTCATACTCAGTTATCTTGCTCAACACGGATCAACACAATGTACGGGTTAAGAAGAAGATGACCGAGGAAGACTTCATCAGGAACAATCGCCATATCAATGGTGGGAATGATCTTCCAATGGAGTTCTTGTCTGAGATATATTATTCTATTTGTAAAAATGAAATCAAAACCATTCCCGACCAAGGAGTGGGATGTTCTGAGATGTCATTTAGCCGCTGGGCTGATCTGATGTTTAAGTCAAAGAGGTCATCAGCTTACATTGCTTGTCACTCCTACCCTTTTCTTGATCATGACATGTTTCTTATCATGGCCAGGCCAACAATTGCTGCTATCTCAGTGATTTTGGGTAATGTTGAGCAAGAAGAGAATCTTGCGAGATGCATTGATGGTTTTCTGTCAGTGGCTAGGCTGGCTGCATTCTATGATCTTAACGATGTGCTGAATGATCTTGTTGTGGAACTTGGCAAGTTCACCATTGTGTGGAACGCTTCCTATGATGATCCTGTAACAGCTTTTGGTGAGGATACCAAGGCTAGAATGGCAGCGGAGGCTCTTTTCACTATAGCAACTATTCATGGTGATCACATAAACACAGGATGGGGAACCATAATTGATTGCATTTTAAGATTTCACAAGACAGGCCTTGTTCCTGCTCGCCTCTCTAACGATACAGCTGATGATCAGGAGCCCTCTTCTGCTTCATTGCCTAGCAAGATTTCCTCTTCATATTCCGCTGCATCTCAAGTCATGCCAGTCAGCACTCCTAAGAAAACATATGGGCTAATGGGGAGGTTCAGTCAACTATTGTATTTAGATACCGAAGAGCCAAAGTTCCAGCCAACCGAGGAGCAGCTTGCTGCTCAGAGGAATGCTTCAGAGACCATAAAGAAGTGCCAAATAGGTACAATCTTCACCGAGAGCAAATTCTTACAAGCTGACTCACTCTTGAATCTGGCAAGAGCCCTCATTAAGGCGGCTGGCCAACGTCGGAAGATCTCCAGCTCGATAGATGATGAAGACAATGCAGTCTTCTGCTTAGAGCTGATCATTACTGTTGCATTAAATAACAGAGATAGGATTGTCCTTTTATGGCATGATGTTTATGAGCACATAACTCATATTGTTCAGTCCACAGTGACGCCCTGCAATCTTGTGGAGAAAGCTGTTTTTGGCCTCCTGGACATTGTTCATCGTTTGCTTCCTTATAAGGAGAATCTTGTGGATGATTTACTGAGGTCGCTTCAGTTAATCTTGAAACTCGATGCTCGTGTGGCTGATGCTTATTGCGAGAACATTACCCAGGAGGTTACACGCCTTGTCAGAGACAATGCAACACATATCAAGTCCCAGATTGGTTGGCAAACTATCATTTCCTTGCTGTGCATCACTGCTCGCCATCCAGATGCTTCTGACGCTTGTTTTGAAGCCCTAGTTTTTATCATGTTTGAAGGATCACACCTCTCACCTGCGAACTTTGTCCTTTCGGTGGAGGCCTCAAGACAGTTTGCGGAGTCTCGGCTTGGGTCTGCAGAAAGATCTATCCATGCTTTGAACCTAATGGCGGAATCAATGAACTGTCTTACACGCTGGTCACATGAGATTAAGGAAGCTAGTGGAGATGCGGCAAGGATGTCGGAAGGAATTAATGAGATGTGGCTGCGGCTAATTCAGGCTCTACGGAAGATGTGCACAGATCAGAGGGAAGAAGTGAGGAATCATGCTCTGTTATTGTTGCACAGATGCTTAGTAGTTGATGGAATGTCAGTTTCATCTTCAGCATGGTTGATGTCATTTGACATTGTTTTCCAGTTGCTCGATGAATTTTTAGACATTGCACAGACTTCCTCACCAAAGGATTTCAGAAACATGGAGGTGTCTCTCTTACATGCtgtaaaactgttattcaaattatTCTTGCAGTCGCTTAATGATCTTTCAGCACAGAGCAGTTTCAGTAAGCTGTGGTTGGAAGTCTTGGACATGATGGAGAAGCTCATGAAAGTCAAATTTAGAGGGAGTAGGACCGAGAAGCTACAAGAGGCCATCACAGAGCAACTCAAGAACATACTGTTGGTGATGAAAGCGAGTGGGATCCTATCAAAGAAAAGCATCAGCGGGGATTCCAGTTTGTGGGAAGCAACATGGCTTCAAGTTAGCAATATCACACCTTTGCTTCAGTCAGTAATTTTCCCTGGTAATGATGGTGATGATGCAGCACAAAGTACACAAGACAAGTTGGATAGTCCAGCAGTTTCTGAGGGGAGATTAGTTAGCGTCAAATGATGTCTTCCAGTAAATCGGCTACAGTTATGCAAGTGCTTCCTAAAACAATAGTATGAATGTACATTGTGTCCTTGCATTCTCCAGCTGCTACTCGGTCAGAAATAAATACACACAGCTTGCACAAATTAGTCTAATTTTCTCAAAATGCTGAAATTTGTGTCTATGTAACTTTTAGGATTTCAGAAACATTTCAACAGAACCTGATTAGAGAATGGCTATTAGTTATTTGCTGGCTTACCTGTTCTTTTGTCACTAGTCAGCAGACCTGCTTTTTTGTAAATTTATCTGCTGCTATGCTGGTCGCTTATTGAATTTCGTCACCAGCTTTTAGTTTAGCCAGTTAGCTTTCACAAGACACTTCATCGCTCTAAGTGACAAATATTAAAAACTTCACATGTATTTGTTTGAAATGCAATTTTGTTGTCGTGTTTGTGTTTCTCGCCAAAAGTAACCCTATAGGAACGATTTAATATGGCTATCATATAAAGCAAAAGTAGTACAGGGTACAATGAGGCACTTTAGCGAATTCAGATACGAGATTTGGTCTTTCTTTTGCTGCGGCATACACAATATCAAATGCACAATCAATAGTGACCATGTGATGCTGCTTACGTTTTACTTTGGAAAATGGACCTTTGAAGATTTGGCGTACTACTATTACAATCCTGTTAAGAAATGGAGAACTTAGAGGTTCTGGTTCTGGTCCCTAGCACCATAATGCTGAATGAATTGAGATTACTTTATTGTGGTTTTTGCTTGTTAGAATAATAGGATAATTTTGACACCGTTGACCGGTCAGGTTTTGCTCATAATGGTCCACTGTAGTATCTATAACCTGTGCAGCATGCAGGCAAATGCTTACATTCCTTAATCCTTCTATTTGTAGAATGGTGAATAGTAAATCACTTTTCTACTTAAAAGGTGAAATAGATAGGCTATTTGTGAAAGAGAAAAAATGTTGAGAGGAGCTATGGTTTAATGGAATTGTCAAATCCAGTCCAGTGCCAGCAAGGAGTAACCTGAACTATATCGGAAGTGAAGAGGTACTTCTACTAATATACTTCGTCTCCTGTCATGATATATTTTCAATGTATTTTGAGCCAATATCAAAATTCACCATGCAGGATCCTATGTGCGTCATATGCCGACAGTACCTGTATCTTTCAGCATTTTCGTTCTTATGTTTGCCTTGAGGTTTGTCTTATGACATTGTTTTGTTAGTCAATTCTTAACTCTATGTCGTCTTTACGAGTTGCTACATTTATTGCTAAACTTGTCTGTGAATATCATATTTTAACTGCTGTACGGAAGCAAAAAAATCATCTTTGATAAGCATGTCCATCTTATGTAGTAGCGTTGATAGTGCTTTCAGAAAATAGATTTAAGCCAAGTTTGTTAAGAATAATTCCTTTTTTCCCAGCACTGGAAGCACCTTTGTGAATGCAGTCTGGAGAAGCATCGCTTACTTTACCACCACACCCTTGCAGAGTTGGGTGATTTATCTTGCGAGGTCAAGGCTCTCTGAGGGGAGAATGTTAAGCAGAGCCCATTCTTTCTTAATGACATTCCCGCACGATGGACTACAATGCACCTCTGCAGTTGAGTAATATGTTTTCAATATTTGCACTTAGTTGTTCTTAAAGAATAGTATGCATGGGGTAATTAGCTTGCTTTTTACGGTGGTACTGGTACCATAATTTGTGCTATGGAAGACCATCTCGATCATGTCTGTTTCTTTTCCGTTATCTCTTTCTTTTGACAGGCCCCTATTTGCTGTCTCTAGGTGAAAGATCGGTATATATCATATGCACAACATGCTGAGGATTGGCTTTCAGAATCTGATCGTATTCTCCATATCCCGTTCCTGGATACTGCTCTGCCTTAAAAGCTGCTGAACATGGCACTAAAATTAACTGATGCTAAGAAATGGGTTCTGAGTGCTAGAAATTGTCTTTCAAGATTGATGATATTTTTCTTTGTAAATACAAGTGTTTGGAGAATGTAAAATATGTGGACATCAAAGAATTAGTAGCTGTAAGATGTAAATCATCCTGCCAATCTAGTCTTACGCAGCTGCAGGTATGGAAAATCAGGTTCTGTTGTAGTTCTTTTTCGTGAGACCCTAATATTTACTCTGTTGCTAAGATTCACAGAGAAAGGTAATGATGATTAGTGAAATAAACATTGCGTTATCATCCTGCTCAACGGTAATCTTTATTTTTTGTTCATAAGTAAACCCATAATTCTTCTGTAAGATAACTACAATCAGGAAACATTTTATGTGGGAAACAAATGATACTCACATTGCAGAGTTAATTTCTTGAACCTACCATTTCTTATTTTGTGGTGACAATCTTTCGTCATTGCCATGTTTTCTTAGGTTGACCACTTGGAAAAGTTACACTCCCTGGCTTCAGAATTCCCGGTTGAGCTAACAGAAACATCAAATTTGTCTTCTGAGATTTCTTTTGCAAAGGTATACACTTTATTAGTGTAATGAGTTtatccctccgatccaaattacttGTCGCAGATCCTAAATCTGCAACaagtaatttggatcggagggagtatttgagTTTGTTACATGCTAGTGGTATTTTCTTGTCCTATTCTAATCAATATTCACTTTTTGACATACATAACTTCTTGAATGTTTGCGTTTCACTTGTGCTGTGGGTCTTGGTTGAAGAAAGCACATGATATCTTTGAATGGAATAAACTCGAAAAGTCACTGAAATAGATATCCGGAAAAGTTCATTCGTCTTGCGCACATTGGTCATGT encodes:
- the LOC124654235 gene encoding ARF guanine-nucleotide exchange factor GNOM-like isoform X1, which produces MDAPPPSSAPRVSMACVLTSEVATVLAIMRRNVRWSGGRYAGDELDHPLIAGLKSLRRAVATWDPSRWGDVEPLLYLRPFLDLVRSDEAGAPTTGAALSSLHKILSLDLVGPDAPNVAEAMAAVVETVTACRFEVTDLASEEAVLARVLQVLLACVRARAAPALSNRHVCDIVSTCFRVVQQAGTKGELLQRISRQTMHEVVRCVFARLPDIDATAAEDQQIAGSKQQCFSASKMGNGNDSVCLSSSKDEVEGKSGVVQDKAMMELFGVPCMVEILQFLCSLLNIAEDNEVNPRMNAVDFDEDMPLFALGLINSAIELSSSYIHRHPKLLCFLQDELFRNLMQIGLSISPLILSTVSNIIFTLFYHLRQELKLQLEAFFACVILRLSQSRYGATYQQQEVALETIVEFCRQKEFMAEMYMNMDCDLQCSNVFEDLVNILSKSAFSVEVTLSPLNVLSLDGLLAVIQAIAQRTGNSPQHCQQTVEEMREYFPFWQLKCENINDPNQLVRFVNQQKSIKRKLMVGVEHFNTDKKKGFEYLQGAHLLPEKLDPRNVALFFRYTPGLDKNLLGDYLGNHDEFSIQVLHEFSKTFDFKELNLDAALRLFLETFRLPGESQKIQRILEAFSERYYEQSPKLFVNCDATLVLSYSVILLNTDQHNVRVKKKMTEEDFIRNNRHINGGNDLPMEFLSEIYYSICKNEIKTIPDQGVGCSEMSFSRWADLMFKSKRSSAYIACHSYPFLDHDMFLIMARPTIAAISVILGNVEQEENLARCIDGFLSVARLAAFYDLNDVLNDLVVELGKFTIVWNASYDDPVTAFGEDTKARMAAEALFTIATIHGDHINTGWGTIIDCILRFHKTGLVPARLSNDTADDQEPSSASLPSKISSSYSAASQVMPVSTPKKTYGLMGRFSQLLYLDTEEPKFQPTEEQLAAQRNASETIKKCQIGTIFTESKFLQADSLLNLARALIKAAGQRRKISSSIDDEDNAVFCLELIITVALNNRDRIVLLWHDVYEHITHIVQSTVTPCNLVEKAVFGLLDIVHRLLPYKENLVDDLLRSLQLILKLDARVADAYCENITQEVTRLVRDNATHIKSQIGWQTIISLLCITARHPDASDACFEALVFIMFEGSHLSPANFVLSVEASRQFAESRLGSAERSIHALNLMAESMNCLTRWSHEIKEASGDAARMSEGINEMWLRLIQALRKMCTDQREEVRNHALLLLHRCLVVDGMSVSSSAWLMSFDIVFQLLDEFLDIAQTSSPKDFRNMEVSLLHAVKLLFKLFLQSLNDLSAQSSFSKLWLEVLDMMEKLMKVKFRGSRTEKLQEAITEQLKNILLVMKASGILSKKSISGDSSLWEATWLQVSNITPLLQSVIFPGNDGDDAAQSTQDKLDSPAVSEGRLVSVK
- the LOC124654235 gene encoding ARF guanine-nucleotide exchange factor GNOM-like isoform X2, giving the protein MDAPPPSSAPRVSMACVLTSEVATVLAIMRRNVRWSGGRYAGDELDHPLIAGLKSLRRAVATWDPSRWGDVEPLLYLRPFLDLVRSDEAGAPTTGAALSSLHKILSLDLVGPDAPNVAEAMAAVVETVTACRFEVTDLASEEAVLARVLQVLLACVRARAAPALSNRHVCDIVSTCFRVVQQAGTKGELLQRISRQTMHEVVRCVFARLPDIDATAAEDQQIAGSKQQCFSASKMGNGNDSVCLSSSKDEVEGKSGVVQDKAMMELFGVPCMVEILQFLCSLLNIAEDNEVNPRMNAVDFDEDMPLFALGLINSAIELSSSYIHRHPKLLCFLQDELFRNLMQIGLSISPLILSTVSNIIFTLFYHLRQELKLQLEAFFACVILRLSQSRYGATYQQQEVALETIVEFCRQKEFMAEMYMNMDCDLQCSNVFEDLVNILSKSAFSVEVTLSPLNVLSLDGLLAVIQAIAQRTGNSPQHCQQTVEEMREYFPFWQLKCENINDPNQLVRFVNQQKSIKRKLMVGVEHFNTDKKKGFEYLQGAHLLPEKLDPRNVALFFRYTPGLDKNLLGDYLGNHDEFSIQVLHEFSKTFDFKELNLDAALRLFLETFRLPGESQKIQRILEAFSERYYEQSPKLFVNCDATLVLSYSVILLNTDQHNVRVKKKMTEEDFIRNNRHINGGNDLPMEFLSEIYYSICKNEIKTIPDQGVGCSEMSFSRWADLMFKSKRPTIAAISVILGNVEQEENLARCIDGFLSVARLAAFYDLNDVLNDLVVELGKFTIVWNASYDDPVTAFGEDTKARMAAEALFTIATIHGDHINTGWGTIIDCILRFHKTGLVPARLSNDTADDQEPSSASLPSKISSSYSAASQVMPVSTPKKTYGLMGRFSQLLYLDTEEPKFQPTEEQLAAQRNASETIKKCQIGTIFTESKFLQADSLLNLARALIKAAGQRRKISSSIDDEDNAVFCLELIITVALNNRDRIVLLWHDVYEHITHIVQSTVTPCNLVEKAVFGLLDIVHRLLPYKENLVDDLLRSLQLILKLDARVADAYCENITQEVTRLVRDNATHIKSQIGWQTIISLLCITARHPDASDACFEALVFIMFEGSHLSPANFVLSVEASRQFAESRLGSAERSIHALNLMAESMNCLTRWSHEIKEASGDAARMSEGINEMWLRLIQALRKMCTDQREEVRNHALLLLHRCLVVDGMSVSSSAWLMSFDIVFQLLDEFLDIAQTSSPKDFRNMEVSLLHAVKLLFKLFLQSLNDLSAQSSFSKLWLEVLDMMEKLMKVKFRGSRTEKLQEAITEQLKNILLVMKASGILSKKSISGDSSLWEATWLQVSNITPLLQSVIFPGNDGDDAAQSTQDKLDSPAVSEGRLVSVK